CTCACTCTTTCGGAAGAAGGGAAGCGCGCGAAGAACGCGGAGGTCGACCAGCGGAAGCGTCGCTACGACGGCTACATCGCGGAGGTCTACGGCAAGGGTGGCCTCATCGACCAGCGCTACAAAGAGCTGATTGCGCCGATTGTCGGCAGGATCGACTCGGCCGTGGCCAAGCTCTCGGCAGACGAAGGGTTCGCCCTGATACTGGACGCGTCGAAGTCCGGGATTGTCTACTCGGAGGCCGGACTCGACCTGACCCAGTTGGTGATAGAGGATCTGAACCGCGAGTTCGCACCGGTCGGGCCGTCGGTTACCGGCACCAAGGTCTATGCACTCATGCCCGTGTTCAATTCCAACGACCAGGCAGCGCAGGATCGCGTCGGAACCTCGATACGGGATTTTGTCTACAAGTTGGTCAGCGCGCAGCCCAACGTGGATATGGTCGCGAACGCGAAGGTCGACCAGCAGCTTCAGTCCCGCGGTCTCTCCAATCAGCAGGTGGTGCTCGACAAGGCGTTGGAAGCGGGCCGCGCGCTCGATGCTGACTACGTTATCTTCGGGAATGCGAGCAAGCAGGACAAGCGGATCCAGTTCGAGCTTTCGATTGCAGAAGCGCGACTCGGCACTCTGCTCAAGACCCAGAAGGGTGACGCGGTTCGACCCGAGGACCTGCAGGTTCAGGTTGGCACCGTCGTCCGCGTACTTCTCGCAGCGGTTGAAAAGCCCTGAACCGGCGCGGGTCGAACCGGGCGCCAAGCTTGCGCCCGACGTTGCGATTGCCCCGTTCGTCTACGTCGGGCCGGACGTAGAGATCGGCCCGGGCTCAATTGTGGAGTCGAACGTCACCATCATGGGCCGGACATCCATCGGCGCACGCGTGCGCGTCGGTCCCGGTACCGTCATCGGCTGCGCCGGGTTCGGGTACGAGAGAGAGGTAGGACGCTACCGGCTACTCGAGCACGGCGGCCGAGTGATCATCGAGGACGATGTCGATATCGGCGCGAATTGTACGATAGCCCGGGCAAAGACCGGCCGGGAGACGCGCATCGGCCGGGGCACGAAGATAGACTGCCTTGTGCACATAGGCCACAACGTCGCCATCGGCCAGGACTGCGTCCTCGCCGGCCAGGTCGGAATCGCGGGCAGCGCGATCATCGGCAACCGGGTGAGCCTCGCGGGTCAAGTCGGAGTGAGCGACCATGTCACCATCGGGGATGATGTGGTCATCCACGCCAAGTCAGCGGTGTTCCGTTCGGTTCCGGCCGGCGCTCACTACTCGGGCATTCCCGCACGGCCGCACTCCGAGATGAAGCGGCTCTGGGCCAACCTCTGGCGACGGTTTGGCGGGCGGATATGAGGGGTGCGACGATTGGGAAAGCGGCCCGCCTCACCGGCAAGGATTCTCTTGGCCGGGCGAATGTGGAAGTGCGCCTCAGTCCGGCCGGTCCGGGCGCGGGTATCTGGTTCAACGGGTGCGTCCAGGCCACGGCCGGCAACGCCAGCACGAGTGAACACGCCACTTGTCTGGGTCGAGGTCGCCGCCGGGTCCGGATGGTTGAACACTTGCTCGCCGCGTGCCACGGGCTGGGTGTGACCGACCTGGCGGTTGAGACAAGCGGCGCGGAACTGCCCATCGGCGACGGCAGTGCCCAACCCTACGTGCGTGTGCTTACCAGGGCAGGCATCGTTCAGTACCAGGAAGGACCAGAACCGGCGAGACTGAAGCGGCCGGTCTTGGTACGGCAGGGCTCGCGGTTCATCGCCGCGGTCCCGACCAAAGGTCTCGCCATCAACTGCCTGGCGCGTTTTCCCGAGTTCGGGGTGCAGTTTGGCGCGCTCGTCGTCACCCCGACGTCATTCCGACGCGCCTTGGCTCGAGCTCGGACTCTGGCACGAACCGACGAGTCGCCGGCTCAGTTCCGGAAGAGGTTCGGCCTGCGCTTTCGGCTCCGGCGCGTGGGCAGGTTCGTCTGCGCCGAGCGGTGGCGATTCAGGGATGAGCCCTGCCGGCACAAGG
Above is a genomic segment from candidate division WOR-3 bacterium containing:
- a CDS encoding OmpH family outer membrane protein, which produces MRTIRLAIILGLAASGPLLTAKEFRIGYVDYDQVIAKYQAAVDAKSEMDTVRLSFEAQAESLQGEWEQSKAEYESQQLTLSEEGKRAKNAEVDQRKRRYDGYIAEVYGKGGLIDQRYKELIAPIVGRIDSAVAKLSADEGFALILDASKSGIVYSEAGLDLTQLVIEDLNREFAPVGPSVTGTKVYALMPVFNSNDQAAQDRVGTSIRDFVYKLVSAQPNVDMVANAKVDQQLQSRGLSNQQVVLDKALEAGRALDADYVIFGNASKQDKRIQFELSIAEARLGTLLKTQKGDAVRPEDLQVQVGTVVRVLLAAVEKP
- a CDS encoding UDP-3-O-(3-hydroxymyristoyl)glucosamine N-acyltransferase, producing the protein MHSCPCSIPTTRQRRIASEPRYGILSTSWSARSPTWIWSRTRRSTSSFSPAVSPISRWCSTRRWKRAARSMLTTLSSGMRASRTSGSSSSFRLQKRDSALCSRPRRVTRFDPRTCRFRLAPSSAYFSQRLKSPEPARVEPGAKLAPDVAIAPFVYVGPDVEIGPGSIVESNVTIMGRTSIGARVRVGPGTVIGCAGFGYEREVGRYRLLEHGGRVIIEDDVDIGANCTIARAKTGRETRIGRGTKIDCLVHIGHNVAIGQDCVLAGQVGIAGSAIIGNRVSLAGQVGVSDHVTIGDDVVIHAKSAVFRSVPAGAHYSGIPARPHSEMKRLWANLWRRFGGRI
- a CDS encoding UDP-3-O-acyl-N-acetylglucosamine deacetylase — encoded protein: MRGATIGKAARLTGKDSLGRANVEVRLSPAGPGAGIWFNGCVQATAGNASTSEHATCLGRGRRRVRMVEHLLAACHGLGVTDLAVETSGAELPIGDGSAQPYVRVLTRAGIVQYQEGPEPARLKRPVLVRQGSRFIAAVPTKGLAINCLARFPEFGVQFGALVVTPTSFRRALARARTLARTDESPAQFRKRFGLRFRLRRVGRFVCAERWRFRDEPCRHKALDLLGDLALLGRRLDASVFAYLPGHRLNVAFVREVEKELEVR